In Balneolales bacterium ANBcel1, one genomic interval encodes:
- a CDS encoding arginine decarboxylase, pyruvoyl-dependent has translation MEMVSTPNIFSLVKGAGEGRMLLNAFDQALLNAGVGDTNLMRMSSIVPPGAVEREKIALPPGGLIPVAYAHIDSDQPGEIISAAIAVALPEDPALPGVIMEYEARAPLTVVEAKVRQMAEDAFAYRNRSLKEIKSLGVEHTVSECGAVFAGAVLWYE, from the coding sequence ATGGAGATGGTTTCAACCCCGAATATTTTCTCGCTGGTAAAGGGGGCCGGCGAAGGCCGTATGCTGCTTAATGCGTTTGACCAGGCATTGCTGAATGCCGGTGTCGGAGATACCAACCTGATGAGGATGAGCAGCATCGTACCGCCCGGCGCCGTGGAGCGTGAAAAGATCGCATTGCCTCCCGGCGGACTCATTCCCGTCGCCTATGCCCATATCGACTCCGACCAGCCCGGTGAAATTATCTCGGCCGCCATTGCCGTGGCTCTGCCGGAAGATCCCGCACTGCCCGGTGTGATTATGGAGTACGAAGCGCGCGCCCCGCTCACTGTTGTCGAGGCAAAGGTACGGCAGATGGCCGAAGACGCGTTCGCCTACCGAAACCGTTCCCTCAAAGAGATCAAGTCGCTTGGTGTGGAACATACCGTCAGTGAGTGCGGTGCTGTTTTTGCCGGTGCCGTACTTTGGTATGAATAA
- the speE gene encoding polyamine aminopropyltransferase, producing MQFNEYYNERTGLTVGIKKKLFSEKTPFQLVEVFETDTWGNMMTIDGMVMLSEKDEFVYHEMISHVGMFAHPDPRRVLIIGGGDGGTAREVLKHPSVERVDMVEIDEAVVRAAKEFLPGVGAFDNPRLHVHYDDGIRFVKEVKDPYDVIIIDGSDPVGPAVELFSNDFYKSCHNALTENGVLTAQTESPWVASYHPAIRNLFSALDATFRVSEMYLAFIPLYPAGMWSLAFASQGIHPHDPEVMKRVEEGTIRMGSSLRYYNRDIHRGAFALPGFVRDILR from the coding sequence ATGCAATTCAACGAGTATTACAACGAGCGAACCGGCCTCACCGTCGGCATCAAAAAGAAACTGTTCTCCGAAAAAACGCCGTTTCAGCTGGTTGAGGTGTTTGAAACCGACACCTGGGGAAACATGATGACCATCGACGGAATGGTCATGCTTTCAGAAAAGGACGAATTTGTCTATCACGAGATGATTTCCCATGTGGGGATGTTCGCCCACCCCGACCCGCGCCGGGTTCTCATTATCGGTGGCGGAGACGGTGGAACCGCCCGGGAGGTATTGAAGCATCCCTCGGTTGAGCGGGTGGATATGGTCGAGATCGACGAGGCGGTGGTCAGAGCCGCCAAGGAATTTCTGCCCGGTGTCGGCGCGTTCGACAACCCCAGGCTGCACGTTCATTACGACGACGGGATCCGGTTCGTCAAAGAGGTCAAAGATCCGTATGATGTGATTATCATTGACGGGTCCGACCCCGTGGGACCGGCAGTCGAGCTGTTCAGCAATGATTTTTACAAGAGTTGCCATAACGCGCTGACCGAAAACGGAGTGCTTACCGCCCAGACCGAAAGCCCGTGGGTCGCGTCCTACCATCCCGCCATACGCAATCTCTTTTCGGCACTGGACGCCACGTTTCGGGTATCGGAGATGTATCTTGCTTTTATTCCGCTCTATCCGGCCGGTATGTGGTCGCTGGCCTTTGCCTCGCAGGGCATTCATCCGCACGATCCGGAAGTGATGAAACGGGTGGAAGAGGGCACCATCCGAATGGGATCTTCGTTACGTTATTATAACCGGGATATCCATCGCGGAGCATTTGCGCTGCCGGGTTTTGTCAGGGATATCCTCCGCTGA
- a CDS encoding BamA/TamA family outer membrane protein: protein MPRQLAHFPLQKPARDASRITAVAVRSLLSAALSVSSLFILLSLLAAAPLSGATADTSPDRESGALRVILFEDGVEATPPYALRDSLQLLHTRQATRGEAAQQLLRTTESEVQLLEQAAAELMAHYYASGGFFSAEIDSVRLRDEDTGSPEIAIHTRPGCRFTLGELRFRVIENHSSGSTVRSHSFQWQDDPDEWEEPGGFTRFYGEGDPYDAAALEAEFRRIIHHYEAQGYVMAGIEVASFEPVPEQCEVYLHAAIIPGERFHAAGVFTDGLQQHDPGYVEVASGIRQGDLITPGLIREGRRNLENTDFFHDVSEGDVRMRDGEPYVYYEVDERRANNFDLMFGYAPGRADGYSVIGRGALLIRNVGWAGSTMNISFERLESMVTRLRTGYGRQWIGGMPLGGDMQFHFMQQDTSYQVRNWQLEGFYDWTPARRVSLNLGYEGVSANDHPALPVRVLDGVTRSAGAGFLFDNTDSRLNPSRGILFSLRLATGFRRVTDARAEELESRGTMVQQRVSSTLKTYFNPLPRQVAVLSLNGATVESPEYTETDLLRLGGTQSIRGYHEEQFHVARHAWGELEYRYLLDPYSHAFVFAAAGGYERPAMLGEEGGGSSGWLYSGGLGFRYRTPVGLVQFTYAVSADDPVHNGKVHFNLTADF from the coding sequence ATGCCGAGGCAGCTCGCCCATTTTCCGTTGCAGAAACCGGCACGTGACGCCAGTCGCATAACGGCCGTAGCAGTCCGGTCGCTATTGTCGGCAGCCTTGTCGGTATCGTCCCTGTTCATATTGCTGTCACTTTTGGCGGCAGCTCCACTTTCCGGGGCAACAGCTGATACATCCCCCGACAGGGAATCGGGAGCACTCCGGGTGATCCTCTTTGAAGACGGAGTGGAAGCCACCCCGCCTTACGCGCTGCGGGATTCGCTGCAACTGCTTCACACACGGCAGGCAACACGCGGGGAAGCTGCACAGCAACTATTGCGGACTACAGAGAGCGAAGTTCAATTACTGGAACAGGCGGCAGCGGAGCTGATGGCGCATTACTACGCGTCCGGCGGCTTTTTTTCAGCTGAAATCGACAGCGTCCGGCTCAGGGATGAAGATACGGGTTCACCGGAAATAGCCATTCATACTCGTCCGGGATGCCGTTTCACCCTGGGCGAGCTTCGGTTCCGCGTAATCGAGAATCACTCGTCCGGCAGCACAGTGCGTTCACATTCATTTCAGTGGCAGGATGATCCTGACGAGTGGGAGGAGCCGGGGGGCTTCACCCGATTTTACGGCGAAGGGGATCCGTACGACGCCGCAGCCCTGGAGGCCGAATTCCGCAGAATCATCCACCATTACGAAGCGCAGGGGTATGTGATGGCGGGAATCGAAGTGGCCTCCTTTGAGCCGGTCCCGGAGCAGTGCGAAGTATATCTCCACGCGGCCATCATTCCCGGTGAGCGGTTTCATGCCGCCGGCGTTTTCACCGACGGACTGCAACAGCACGATCCGGGTTATGTGGAGGTGGCCTCCGGCATCCGGCAGGGAGATCTCATCACGCCCGGTCTGATTCGTGAAGGCCGCCGCAACCTCGAGAATACCGATTTCTTCCATGATGTGAGTGAGGGGGATGTGCGGATGCGGGACGGCGAGCCCTATGTCTACTATGAAGTGGACGAACGGCGCGCCAACAACTTCGATCTGATGTTCGGCTATGCCCCGGGCAGAGCCGACGGGTACAGCGTGATCGGCCGCGGTGCATTGCTCATCCGCAATGTGGGCTGGGCCGGCAGCACGATGAATATCTCTTTTGAACGGCTCGAAAGCATGGTAACCCGCCTGCGGACAGGCTACGGCCGACAGTGGATCGGCGGCATGCCGCTGGGAGGCGATATGCAATTCCATTTTATGCAGCAGGACACCAGCTATCAGGTCCGCAACTGGCAGCTGGAGGGTTTTTACGACTGGACCCCGGCTCGACGTGTATCGCTGAACCTGGGGTATGAGGGCGTGTCGGCCAATGATCATCCCGCCCTGCCGGTTCGTGTTCTCGACGGGGTTACCCGCTCGGCAGGAGCCGGTTTCCTGTTCGACAACACCGACAGCCGGCTGAATCCTTCCCGTGGTATCCTCTTCTCCCTGCGACTTGCAACAGGCTTTCGAAGAGTTACCGATGCACGGGCCGAAGAGCTGGAGAGCCGCGGGACCATGGTGCAGCAGCGTGTGAGCAGCACACTCAAAACCTATTTCAATCCGCTGCCACGCCAGGTGGCGGTCCTAAGCCTGAATGGCGCCACCGTAGAGTCGCCGGAATATACCGAAACCGACCTTCTGCGCCTGGGCGGCACACAATCCATCCGCGGATATCACGAGGAACAGTTCCATGTGGCAAGGCACGCCTGGGGCGAGCTGGAGTATCGCTACCTGCTGGACCCCTATTCGCATGCGTTTGTGTTTGCCGCGGCCGGGGGGTATGAGCGTCCGGCCATGCTGGGAGAAGAGGGGGGCGGAAGCTCCGGGTGGCTCTATTCCGGCGGACTCGGTTTTCGCTACCGTACGCCTGTCGGCCTGGTTCAGTTTACCTATGCCGTGTCGGCCGACGACCCGGTGCACAACGGCAAGGTGCATTTCAACCTGACCGCCGACTTTTAA
- the speD gene encoding adenosylmethionine decarboxylase: MEALGRQILVEFYECDEHVLNDVSQIEAILLEGTRASGASIISHKFHKFSPHGVSGMVVIAESHVAIHTWPEYSYAAVDIFTCGDTIDPWIIQEHLKTCFDSKNTSAMEMKRGMFKVAEGQKLLFKPENAAKFGN, from the coding sequence ATGGAAGCATTAGGCAGACAAATACTGGTGGAATTTTACGAGTGCGACGAGCATGTATTGAATGACGTCTCACAGATCGAAGCGATCCTTCTTGAAGGTACGCGTGCATCCGGTGCCTCCATTATATCGCACAAATTTCATAAATTCAGCCCGCATGGTGTCAGCGGAATGGTAGTTATCGCCGAATCGCACGTGGCGATACATACCTGGCCCGAGTATTCCTATGCTGCCGTAGATATTTTTACCTGCGGCGACACCATCGACCCCTGGATTATTCAGGAGCATCTGAAAACGTGTTTTGACTCCAAAAATACTTCTGCCATGGAGATGAAACGGGGGATGTTCAAGGTTGCCGAAGGACAAAAACTGCTATTCAAGCCCGAAAACGCCGCTAAATTCGGCAATTAA
- a CDS encoding dicarboxylate/amino acid:cation symporter codes for MPWYKTLHWQILIGLIAGLIFGIIAILAGLHDFTTNFIEPVGTVFIRMLQLVAIPLVIASLIVGITNLNDLTKLSRMGGKTIGIYMVTTVFAITIGLTVVNVFEPGKVLPEETRDGLFASYKENIEGQEEAAAELLERSPLQFVVDIVPSNFFAAASNNANMLQIVFVALIIGIGLMKIPENKARVLIDFFDSLNDVVIKIVEMIMKVAPYGVFALIASVIVDLGGEDLTRTVELLQALLVYGLVVIAGLILHMSIVYTILFKIFSSMSMWNFLKGIRPAQLLGFSTSSSLATLPLTMERVEKKLGVHEEVASFVLPVGATINMDGTSLYQAVAAVFIAQAVGIDLTLSQQLIIVITATLASIGTAGVPGAGIIMLVIVLQAVEVPVEGIALILGVDRILDMCRTAVNITGDAAVSVAVASTEGRLGKGSFDD; via the coding sequence ATGCCCTGGTACAAAACCCTCCACTGGCAAATCCTGATCGGCCTCATCGCCGGATTGATTTTCGGTATCATCGCCATACTCGCCGGCCTTCACGACTTCACCACCAACTTCATCGAACCCGTCGGCACGGTATTTATCCGGATGCTGCAACTGGTGGCCATTCCGCTGGTGATCGCCTCCCTGATTGTCGGTATCACCAACCTGAACGACCTCACCAAACTCTCCAGGATGGGGGGCAAGACCATCGGCATCTACATGGTCACCACCGTGTTTGCCATCACCATCGGCCTCACCGTAGTTAATGTCTTTGAGCCGGGCAAGGTACTTCCGGAAGAAACACGCGACGGACTCTTCGCCAGCTATAAGGAAAACATTGAGGGGCAGGAGGAAGCCGCCGCTGAACTGCTGGAGCGCAGCCCGCTTCAGTTTGTCGTGGACATCGTGCCCTCCAACTTTTTTGCCGCCGCTTCCAACAATGCCAATATGCTGCAAATTGTATTTGTGGCATTAATTATCGGTATCGGCTTGATGAAGATCCCGGAGAACAAAGCCAGGGTGCTGATTGACTTCTTTGATTCGCTAAACGATGTGGTCATCAAAATCGTGGAGATGATCATGAAAGTCGCTCCGTACGGCGTTTTCGCACTGATCGCCTCGGTCATTGTGGATCTGGGGGGCGAGGATCTGACCCGCACCGTTGAGCTGCTCCAGGCGTTGCTGGTTTATGGATTGGTGGTTATCGCCGGACTCATCCTGCACATGTCCATTGTCTATACAATCCTGTTCAAAATTTTCAGTTCAATGAGCATGTGGAATTTTCTGAAGGGGATCCGGCCGGCTCAGCTGCTGGGCTTCAGCACCAGTTCCAGTCTGGCTACGCTGCCGCTGACCATGGAGCGCGTGGAGAAAAAACTCGGGGTGCACGAAGAGGTGGCCAGCTTTGTGCTGCCCGTAGGCGCGACCATCAACATGGATGGTACCAGTTTGTATCAGGCGGTGGCTGCGGTATTCATCGCCCAGGCGGTGGGGATTGACCTGACACTCTCCCAGCAGCTGATCATCGTGATTACGGCCACTCTGGCATCGATCGGAACCGCCGGGGTGCCGGGCGCGGGGATTATCATGCTGGTGATTGTGCTTCAGGCCGTAGAGGTTCCTGTGGAAGGGATTGCCTTGATACTGGGAGTGGACCGGATTCTCGACATGTGCCGGACCGCCGTCAATATTACCGGTGATGCTGCTGTCTCCGTTGCAGTTGCAAGCACCGAAGGCCGCCTTGGCAAAGGGTCGTTTGATGATTGA
- a CDS encoding DUF92 domain-containing protein, producing MADRLLNYLSGFVLIVIFVLFSDPTQRIWIIAALVLSLAAVAFTLLNNSLSIDGAAAALAAGTLAMGLGHATGAVLLLFFFFSSYLLARWLDKKGDNRAQKVSERRKGVQVWANLFWFLLLLVLWALLGSNWMLVAAAASISAAASDTWASASGERLSAHARLITTFRKVRSGTDGAVSVPGTLAGLAAAFIMALLFMLAGWTLDFRAAAVIMISAFSGCIADSYLGAIFQVHKVMHRLILFTRNYPVIKPLKRLVPDNNGVNFLATGIAALIAYMLY from the coding sequence TTGGCCGATCGCCTGCTCAACTATCTGTCCGGTTTTGTTCTTATTGTCATTTTTGTGCTGTTTTCCGATCCGACACAGCGCATCTGGATAATTGCGGCCCTGGTGCTGAGTCTCGCCGCGGTGGCATTTACCCTCCTCAATAACAGCCTTTCAATCGATGGCGCCGCCGCCGCACTTGCCGCCGGCACCCTGGCAATGGGACTGGGACACGCTACAGGCGCCGTTTTGCTGCTGTTTTTTTTCTTCAGCAGTTATCTGCTGGCCAGGTGGCTGGACAAAAAAGGCGATAATCGGGCACAGAAAGTGAGTGAACGCCGGAAGGGGGTCCAGGTGTGGGCCAACCTGTTCTGGTTTTTGCTGCTGCTGGTGCTCTGGGCACTGCTGGGCAGCAACTGGATGCTGGTGGCCGCAGCCGCTTCCATCTCCGCGGCCGCCTCCGATACCTGGGCTTCCGCCAGCGGCGAACGCCTCTCCGCACACGCCCGCCTCATCACCACTTTCCGGAAGGTACGGTCCGGCACCGATGGTGCGGTCTCTGTTCCGGGCACACTGGCCGGACTTGCCGCAGCCTTCATCATGGCCCTGCTTTTCATGCTGGCAGGATGGACCCTCGACTTCCGGGCTGCGGCCGTCATCATGATTTCAGCATTTTCAGGTTGTATCGCGGATTCCTATCTTGGAGCGATTTTCCAGGTGCATAAAGTCATGCACCGGCTGATTCTTTTTACGCGTAACTACCCGGTGATCAAACCGCTCAAGCGGCTGGTCCCCGATAACAACGGAGTCAATTTCCTGGCCACCGGCATAGCGGCACTCATCGCTTACATGCTTTACTGA
- a CDS encoding carbon-nitrogen hydrolase, with product MPRPATTIAMIQTPCGADIPANIRNTFEKIRDAAAGGSQIIILQELFAWPYFCREVDDRFFDWAEPVPGPLTFELEKLAEELEVVIVASLFEKRAAGLYHNTAVVIDADGRYAGKYRKMHIPEDPGFHEKYYFTPGDLGYSVFETRYGRIGVLICWDQWYPEAARITAMMGADLLVYPTAIASLPEEAGTVSDTYRDAWQTIQRSHAIANGCYVASVNRVGTEGSLSFWGHSFLCGPFGEVIAQGGGEEKIVTGEMAPSALDRHRTTWPFFRDRRTDTYQPVTSRWLDEDS from the coding sequence ATGCCCCGACCCGCCACAACCATCGCCATGATTCAGACGCCTTGCGGCGCCGATATCCCGGCCAATATCCGGAATACATTCGAAAAGATCCGGGATGCCGCTGCCGGCGGATCGCAGATAATCATACTTCAGGAGCTGTTCGCGTGGCCCTACTTCTGCCGTGAAGTGGATGACCGATTTTTTGACTGGGCGGAACCGGTCCCGGGTCCGCTTACCTTTGAACTGGAAAAACTGGCGGAAGAGCTGGAAGTGGTGATCGTCGCGTCGCTGTTTGAGAAACGGGCCGCCGGACTCTATCACAACACCGCCGTGGTGATTGACGCCGACGGACGATATGCCGGCAAATACCGCAAAATGCATATCCCCGAGGATCCCGGATTCCACGAGAAATACTACTTCACCCCCGGCGACCTTGGCTATTCCGTATTTGAAACCCGTTATGGCAGGATCGGGGTGTTGATCTGCTGGGATCAGTGGTATCCGGAAGCGGCGCGCATAACGGCCATGATGGGAGCCGACCTGCTGGTCTATCCCACGGCGATCGCCTCCCTGCCCGAAGAAGCCGGGACGGTTTCCGACACCTATCGCGATGCCTGGCAAACCATTCAGCGGAGCCATGCGATTGCCAACGGATGTTATGTAGCTTCGGTGAACCGGGTGGGGACCGAAGGCTCGCTCTCCTTCTGGGGCCACTCCTTCTTGTGCGGCCCGTTTGGTGAGGTGATCGCTCAGGGTGGAGGTGAAGAGAAAATCGTTACCGGAGAGATGGCGCCATCCGCACTGGACCGACACCGCACGACCTGGCCGTTTTTCCGGGACCGCCGCACCGATACGTATCAGCCGGTCACTTCCCGATGGCTGGATGAAGATTCGTGA
- the cfa gene encoding cyclopropane fatty acyl phospholipid synthase gives MNKLQTQTEELLRETGVRINGSRSFDIQVHNDALYKRVFSEGSLGLGEAYMDEWWECEDLEEFFYRLLSQELDRKLHPVRLAGTWARAKLLNLQSPARAFAIGEHHYDIGDNLYEAMLDKRMIYSCGYWKQTRSLNKAQEQKLDLIFRKLGLRKGMRVLDIGCGWGGSLQYAAEKYGVEGVGITVSRNQAEKAREMCRDYPVEIRLQDYRELDETFDRIWSIGMIEHVGVKNYRRFMQVARECLKSDGLFLLHTIGGNRSVHKTDPWIGKYIFPNSMIPSVRQLGLAWEDLFVMEDWHNFGVHYQKTLQHWYRNVRRHQDRLLEKYGDRFFRMWRYYLQSCAGAFKARKLNVWQIVLSPSGIPGGYERPE, from the coding sequence ATGAACAAGTTACAAACGCAAACAGAAGAACTGCTGCGGGAAACAGGAGTCAGGATCAACGGATCGCGATCGTTTGATATCCAGGTACATAACGATGCACTGTACAAGCGTGTTTTCTCCGAGGGTTCGCTGGGGCTTGGAGAGGCCTATATGGACGAATGGTGGGAATGCGAAGATCTGGAAGAATTTTTCTATCGCCTGTTGTCGCAAGAGCTGGACCGCAAGCTGCACCCTGTGAGGCTTGCCGGTACCTGGGCGCGGGCCAAGTTGCTCAACCTGCAGTCTCCCGCCCGCGCATTTGCCATTGGAGAGCACCACTACGATATCGGGGATAACCTCTACGAAGCCATGCTGGACAAACGCATGATCTACAGCTGCGGCTACTGGAAGCAGACGCGCTCGCTGAACAAGGCACAGGAGCAGAAACTGGATTTGATTTTCCGGAAACTGGGACTCCGGAAGGGAATGCGGGTGCTGGATATCGGCTGCGGTTGGGGCGGTTCGCTTCAATATGCCGCAGAGAAGTACGGGGTTGAGGGCGTGGGAATCACCGTTTCCAGGAACCAGGCCGAAAAAGCTCGGGAGATGTGTCGGGACTATCCCGTCGAAATTCGTCTTCAGGACTATCGTGAGCTCGACGAAACGTTCGACCGCATCTGGTCGATCGGCATGATCGAACATGTCGGTGTCAAGAACTATCGGCGGTTCATGCAGGTGGCGCGGGAATGCCTGAAGTCCGACGGACTGTTTTTGCTGCATACTATCGGCGGGAACCGTTCCGTCCATAAAACCGATCCCTGGATCGGCAAATACATCTTTCCCAACTCCATGATCCCGTCCGTTCGCCAGCTCGGGCTGGCCTGGGAGGATCTTTTTGTGATGGAGGACTGGCACAATTTCGGCGTTCACTATCAGAAGACCCTGCAGCACTGGTACCGGAATGTCCGCCGCCATCAGGATCGCCTTCTGGAGAAATACGGTGATCGGTTCTTCCGAATGTGGCGCTATTATCTGCAGAGTTGCGCGGGGGCTTTCAAGGCCCGGAAACTCAATGTATGGCAGATCGTGCTCTCACCGAGCGGAATTCCCGGCGGGTATGAACGGCCGGAATAA